In Candida orthopsilosis Co 90-125, chromosome 4 draft sequence, the genomic stretch CACGTACACAATGGGTTGTATTTCCTTGTTGTGACCAATCGCAACAACATTTTTCGGAGTTAGAACAATTATATTGAACTAGTTTTGTGATACACCGGAGACAAAGCACGAGAGggagaaaatgaaaaaaaacaaaacaaagcaaaGACCCACGGCTAAATGTATAATGCCATTTGGTACATTTTGTGTTTTAACTAAATGTTTTTTGTATTATGGTATATTTTGGAATGACAAAGTCCAGGGATGACCGTATATATATAGACAAAGGTGATTTACGCTGGATTTCTATGAGATGAACCaaattttgctttttttcTAATTGTTAATACCATATATTTATTCACCTGCAAGTATGGGAGTATTTGGCACCTCtgataaagaagaagctgAACTCAGAGAAGCAGCCTTGTCTGctcaacagcaacaagaaTCGTCAGAGCGATCGAGCAGAAGGCCTAGTAGCACGTCGAATAATTTGTCACATTATGAAACGGCCTCAGAGTTTTCGTCATCCGCAAATAACACTTACAACTATCCTGAACCCAGTGAAGACTGCCAAGAGCACCCAACAAATGCTGATTCCAAAGGAGGTTTAACTGGACCCGAAGAAATCACTAAATCCACTGAGCAGTTTAACAACCCATCTGGATATAATGATAGTAATGGCAAGACCATTGAGGCTCACAACACGCCCATTGTTGGTATTTCACAAAATGATCCATACTTATCCAGTGAAACAGCCTCAGAAGCTGAGATTCAACCTGTCGCtattgaaggaaaaaatGCACCCGAGGGCGAAGAAAATGCTTTGAACAGGCAATACACGTTGGAAAGAATAAGGACTGGTAAATCGGTCGAAGAAGCGGCTTCAGAACAATTTTTAAAAGAAGCAACTAGTGATCGTGTTTATGGTGTGAATGAATTAGATTGGGATGGCCCAGACGATAAAGAAAACCCACAGAATTGGACAAAGTTAAAAAAGTGGTGGATTACTTGGACTGCTGCCGTGATGTGTCTTGTTTGTTCCTTGGGATCATCCATGTACACTGCTAGTATACCTGAATTGATGGTTAACTTCGGTGCGTCGCAAGAATTGTGTCTTTCTGGTTTAACATTCTATTTAATTGGTTTAGCAATTGGCCCTTCGATTGCTGCTCCGTTGTCAGAAACTTACGGAAGGAAACCACTTTACGTCATTTCTTGGCCAATAGCAATGTTGTTTACCATGGGTGTTGGTTTATCGCCCAATATCAGAACATTATTGGTTCttcgtttcttttgtgGATTCTTCTCCAGTCCAGCATTGTCGGTAGCTGGTGGCACTATTAGTGACCTTTGGTCAGGTGAACCATCAGAGCAATCTTTCGCTGTGGCTATTTTCTGTTTATGTCCATTCTTGGGTCCTGTTATGGGTCCAATTATTGGTGGTTTTTCCGCTGAAtacaagaattggaaatggTCTGCTGCATGggtgatgttgatgttttttgGTGCAGCTTGGCCTTCTGCCATTTTGTGCCCTGAGACTTTCAAGAAGACAATATTGGTTCGCAGAGCTATGAAGAGAGGAATCAAGGTTGACACTCCAACAGTAAATTTGGCCTATGTTAAAAAGATGATCAAATTTAGTTTAGGAATGCccttgattttgttgttcacGGAACCAattgtctttttcttgtcctTGTATATTGCCTTTGTCTTTGCTGTTTTGTTTGCATTTTTTGAAGCCTTCCCAGTCATTTTCAGAGGTGAATACCACATGGATTTGGGTATTTCTGGGTTACCATTCATTGCAGTTGGAATTGGTCTTGTCATGGGAGTGATCTTTTATATTGTATTGGATAAGACTATCTATTTCCCTAAAAATCCAGATGGTACGAGAGGAAAGAGGGATGAGAACGGTAATATCGTTTGGGACGCACCTGAGTCAAGGTTGTTGGTCGCAAAGATTGGAGCATTTTGCCTCCCAGCTTCTCTTTTCTGGTTAGGTTGGACGGGTAGAACTGGAAATATACACTGGCTCGCACCAACAGCAAGTGGAGTTCcttttggttttggattgattttggtcTTCTTTGCTGTggttttgtatttttccATGTCATTCCcaccaattgttgttgcatcTTGTATTGCAGCCAACAATTTGTTGCGTTATATTTTAGCATCGGTTTTTCCACTCTTCACTGTGcaatgttttgaaaacttggGAATAGGTTGGGCAGGATCATTGTTTGGATTTATAGCTGCAATCATGGTACCAGTGCCATTTGTTTTCTCGTACTTTGGTCCTAAGTTTAGAGCAAGAAGTAAGTATGGATATGCAGCttatttcaagaaattagCTGAAGAGAAAGCTGCAAGAGAAAAAGCACATAACGAAGGTGATGAGAAAACACAACCTCCTAATCCAGAAAAAGATGTGGCTACTAAAGTGTAGATTTAATAGACTGGTGAACATTTTTATTTAATATAgattaatttttttgtttcatctTTAACGAAGACGGTTGTAACATCCGCTTGGTTTTCCTATCATTTCGTAAGTTTGGTTTTTCCTGTGGTTGTTACAAGCGAAAAATTTCTgagattttttttccaaacaGAAAAAGGTACAAACAATCTACCACAGTCTACACTTGCGGGTCACTAACCATTTCAATCCATCAAACCCTATCTTGTAAGAGATAACCCAGCCTAGCTGTTAAAATAATTTAGCCAGGTACTGTTATTTGCGTGAATGAATTCGATATTGATCACgcttgatcaatttgtaACTGAAATATAGGACCATGATAAATAACAACACTAACGGGGTGCACAATCAAATACCCAATGGCCAGATGAACCAAAATCTGAGCAACGGTGTGCAAAATCAGTCCTTACCTGGAGGTCAGCAACAACGCgtgcaacaacaaaatctaCCTCAACAGCAGAATTTGCAAAACATCCCACCTCAACAATTGGCACAACTCGTGCAAGCTATGAagaatgattttgaaattgccaAGAGTGCCACTGATGAGCAAGTTAAACAACACCACTTAAATAGAGCTGAAAATATAAGAAGGGTGTTGGCGAGGTATCAAGCTCAAAGAAATCGATtacaacagcagcaacagctACAACAACGACAAATGAATTCCCAGCTGCCTCACCTAGGTGGTCTGCAACTGGGATTGCAGCCACAGTCACAGAGTTCCAATCAAGCCAATCTTTTGTCgcaacaaaatttgaacGGCAACAATTCgtttaatcaatttgcCAATATGCCTCAAGGTCTGCCAGTAATGAACAATTCTCCAGCAGTAAATTATCAGTCACCAGGTTTGGACTCGAACAACATTCCTCCAGCCATTTCAACCATGCCCAAGAGTCGTCAACCACAAGTCTCACAGGGTAGCAAAGGTAAGCAAGAAATAGAGGAGCAGAGTAAACAGAAATTacaacagcaacatcagcaacagcagATTCAACAATCGCGACAGATAAATCCCAATCAAGCTCAGAGTCTGAATGCCCAAAATCTGCTGCAACAATATAGGAATATGTTGACAAGCATGAGCTCTAGCAACTCCAGTGGGGCTGGAAGTGGTACTGCCGGGTCAATAAATCTTCCGTCGAATACCATATCAATGGAGaaatttaatcaaattaGGCAGAAGTTGACGGAAATACAACGGAAAATACAGTTATTGGAACAGAGCAAAAAGGCTGGTAATGCCACACCAGAACAAGTCTCAATCATCGATAGAGAATTGGTTGAATATAGAACCAAGTTTCAAcagtttcaaaagattgGTATCTATATGAGAAATCAATTAGTACAACAAGCtaagcaacaacagcaaagGCAACAAGGTCAGAATCAACAAGCGCCAAACAAGCAAGGCCAGttgcatcaacaacaatcacatCAGCAGAACACACAACCTCAATCGTCGCCTCAGCTACTACAAGCACCACAACATaatcaatttcctcaaCCGGTGCAGGGAAATAATCAGCAATTTTCCCCACAAATGTCGCCTCAACAACATAATAGTTTTCAAGGTTCACCACCACCTCTTCAGCAATcacagcagcaacaacaacagcagcagcaacaacagttATTAGCGCAGCATCAGAGAAACATCGCTACTGGTCAACAGGCGGTGCCTCCACAGCTAGCGGCAACAAATATGAATGGAGCCGCATTAAACCAGCCACTTCCACATCAATCCCAACAGCCATCTCAAGCGGGAACTCCCGCCTATCCTAGTGCACACCCAACACcatcacaacaaattcaacaacaagtacAGATTCAAAGTCAAAGAGTACCTAGTCGCCAAGCCTCAACTACACCGCAAACGCAAATACAACTGATTCAGCATCCTAGTAGACAAGGGTCAGCCTCATCAGAGAAAAAGCCAATAGGTACTGGAGCTGTACCCACGACCTCAGGAACTCCAAATGGGTCTGCTGCCAAGTCAGGGTCACCAGGTGTAGAAGGTCGTTCAACCCCGCAAAGACCTAAATCTGCAATGGCATTAAATCTTGCTGGAATAACAAAACCCAGTGTTCCCTCAATTCCTATTTCGAGTTCGGTTGATATAAAACCACCAGCTGTTGTCACTTTCAATCCAGTAACTGATACGAGGCCCACTTTGACCGGTGGAGGTGCTAATTCATTGAGTATGTTGTGGGACACACCAGCAATAACCAAATTGCCCACATTTGACTTGGAAGGTGGTGAATCTACTACCGAGTCGGGTAGGGTTTTGaacaagagaaaattgCAAGATATAATTAATActgttggtgttgatgaaggtgatgGAAAGACCTCGATTGATGGTAATGTAGAAGAATTGTTACTAGATTTGGctgatgaatttatttACTCAGTCACTAGTTTTGCTTGTCGGTTGGCTAAACATAGAAAGGTTGATTCGATTGACGCCAAAGATGTGCAGCTACATTTGGaccaaaattggaatatCAAAATCCCCGGATACGCAATGGATGAAATCAGAAGCACGAGAAAGTACCAACCTAGTACCTCGTATAATCAAAAAGTGCAAGGGATTGAAATATCTAAAGCAgttaatgatgaaatttgaagagaaatGGTAACCATTTACAATGGCTTGTGGTGTATCTCTATAATTTTTAGTTTTCCTCTTTACGTATACATATTTAgaattcaaaataatgaTACTTgtatttgcaaaaattaTTTGTCAGCTTCATTAGCCTCCTTGTTTAGTTTTCGAATTTGTTTAGCCCAAGATTTATGATTTTGATCATAAATACCTTCCTCCACACCTTGTAAAAAGCCTTGTTTATCTTCTAACAACTGCCAGGGTGTTTTCCTCTCTGAATCACTtttaatcaaacaagaatcGATAAACTCACAGAGCAATGGATCGTATCGTGATCTGGTCACTGGgttaattttgtttttcaaactgGGTGGTTTCTCATTCACTATTCGTTGTAATAAGTCCAATATTCCTTCTGGACCTCTAAATGAATTGTTGCTAATATCACTTTTCAAACTATTGTAAGCACTACttccattttcatcatcatagTCATCGGCCCAAACTGGAAGACCACTGGCTAATTCAATCAACATTAACCCCATGGACCATACATCGGACTTGACGCCGTAATTTAATCCCTGTATTCTTTCGGGAGACATGTACATTGAAGTCCCGACAAATGTATCTGCCATTGCTAGTGAGTTTGTAAGTTCTCTGGAAACTCCAAAATCacacaatttgaattcaccTCGATGGGTCATCAAAACATTGTTGGGCTTGATATCACGATGAATTATCTTGTGCTTGTTGTAAAGATAGGATAATCCAGATAATATGGCAAATGAtagcttcttcaaaacGTAAAGGGGAAATTGTCGATTTTCACATAACGACAAGATTTTGTCTAATGAACCACAATTGCAATACTCCATACATATAACTATGGTATTATTACTGTTCAAGAATGCACCATAAAACTCAATTATATACGGAGATTGACATTCATGTAGTATTCGTAGCTCTCGAATGATTTGTGTTTGAATTACACTTTTCAGATCAACATGAATTACCTTCTTCGCCATTGTTTTCTGCGATGGGATATGCAACACTTTGGAAACGGAGCCTGAATTCCCCAGACCTAACTGTTTTAAAGTTAACAAGTCTTTGTTGCGTAGTTTGAGTTTACTTGTAGTTGCAATGGGTGACTGTGTCTCATTCAAGGTGTCCACTAACTGGACTTTTGATTCTGCTTGTTGACCAGACATCTTTGTAGGGGAGATGGAGGATATAACAGTTTGACGTTTACGCCCAGAAGTGtcattggttgatttaCTGCGTTGGGAATCCGGTCGATTTAGTTCAAGCTGGGACATTTGATTGAGGAGCATTTCTGTTGAGGCTTGAGTTTCAGGGTCAACGTTCCTATTGCTGCCATTGAAATCATAATTGGCTAGTCCTGCACTATTGGGTCTACTAAGCGTTTGGGTTACAACAGCATTCAGCGGAGATTGCTTTGAATCTGCCAATATTGCCGGTGCAGTTGCTTGTTGCGCCATCACAGGACGTTTATGTGTGAGTTCTGGTTGCGATGACGTGTATGTGCTCGGTAGATTGAGGATAGGTGCTGGTCGTTgtcttcttttcattgatgTAGGCTCCCGTATCAAATGCAGCTCATCATGCTTGACTTCAGTCTGGGATATTGGCGAAGATAGGGACAAgtgtttgaaattctttCTATTTAACGTCTTTTTTTCTAAAATTTCTGCATCATCAGTGTATGCATGGTGCGTAATATTGTCAGTAGGAGTTACTGGTTTAgatgttgtggttgtgtGAAGGTTAGtttggtttttgttgtAGGCGCTCAAAGGCAGTGGTGGTAATCTCTTATCTTTTGACCGCGCGGAATCCTCTGAGCCACTCTCGAGATTCATTTGATATAAGATCTGGTGCGTGATGTATGTATGATGGGAGTGTGTTAATATTCTGTGTATCGGTGTAAAAATGGTTGATAcaatatattcaaattaaACTGAAActaatttgttgttgttgctaaaTATAGGATCAACTAAGTTATTTTTTTCGGCATTTCTCCCATCAgtgttttggaaatttgcATGTACTTGGTAGCGTGTGTTGTAACGACGTAATCTTCATGTTGGTTGTAGAATGTAATAGATCAGGATGTTAAAACACTATGGATGCCAAACAGGTGTGTCCTTGTAAGGCTATTGGAGTCTTGGATGAATGTGATCCAAGATGATTGCTGTGATTGATAGCCACGCTCCAAAGTATTTTTAATGCACTTCAACAATCCGGCTTGCATATTTTTAGATTGATGCGCAAACATGCATTCTGGCGGCAAGGGACAGAGaatgtttgatgaaacaTAGTACATTCTCTGCCGGTAATTGTACTTCAACGTCACGTGCACCTTTTTGGTataatttgtttgtttcacATATGCTCAGATCTAAAAAGTCAACGAGGTATAATTAGTGGAACCTATATCACTCACAGTCAGGACATTTGTCACTGGTAATCCTTTTTAAAAGTTGAGAAACAGCCAATTGAGTGACAATGAAAAGCTCTGGTGCTTATTAGCCGTATGGTTTGGTCTAATAATGGCACATAGAAAAGCTTCCAAGACTGAATACAAGATATGTCACAATATTTGTAGCAACTTTGATTCAGTTCTTAAGAGAAAGTGATTATAAACTACAGTAACCACGTCCGAAACCCTCCAAACAAGTGGTCAATAACTATCAAGTTGAGTTCTAAAACCACTGATCAGTTTAGTGGAAAGATTGGCATGAGGAATAAGTAAAGTTACATATCTAACTCCGccacaattgaatttcaattccGATCTAATTTGCATTGTTCTctaacaaaacaaaaagtataCCTGCTTAACACGATAGACAGTATGCATTGCATAAACAAcgaaacaaaagaataagTTGAGCTTTTGCGGTGCTTGTGAATGATTATACCACATGTATGAATaaccttcttttcaaatagTTTTGACCGTACTTTGTTAACCCAAACGCGAGATTATGTAGCCTCGCTTATGTAGGAAACCATCTAGCGCAACGAACCTCTTGTCACAGCATATAGGAAAAGAGTAGCTACCAAAGATCCGTTATCATAGACTGTGATAACTTTGCTAGTACAGTTGAAAAACACTCTACCTAAATTCAGCCTGTCCACAAATCCTGGAGCTTACCCTTTCATGTGAAAAAAAGAACGTAGAATATATAGTCAAAAGAAACGCAATTAGTTGTAAGCTATTGTGGGAAGGTTACAAAAGGCTTGTTTTGTAACAAACGTTTCTTAGTTGGTTTAAGGGAAGGGGAAATATCCCGTTCTGTACATAACAATTGGTCTTTGTACTGTTTGCATATGAATTCTAGATTAGCAATTTATCTATCTATACCATTTTTGATCGTGTCCCACTTAATTTGGGGTATT encodes the following:
- a CDS encoding Tpo4 sperimidine transporter, giving the protein MGVFGTSDKEEAELREAALSAQQQQESSERSSRRPSSTSNNLSHYETASEFSSSANNTYNYPEPSEDCQEHPTNADSKGGLTGPEEITKSTEQFNNPSGYNDSNGKTIEAHNTPIVGISQNDPYLSSETASEAEIQPVAIEGKNAPEGEENALNRQYTLERIRTGKSVEEAASEQFLKEATSDRVYGVNELDWDGPDDKENPQNWTKLKKWWITWTAAVMCLVCSLGSSMYTASIPELMVNFGASQELCLSGLTFYLIGLAIGPSIAAPLSETYGRKPLYVISWPIAMLFTMGVGLSPNIRTLLVLRFFCGFFSSPALSVAGGTISDLWSGEPSEQSFAVAIFCLCPFLGPVMGPIIGGFSAEYKNWKWSAAWVMLMFFGAAWPSAILCPETFKKTILVRRAMKRGIKVDTPTVNLAYVKKMIKFSLGMPLILLFTEPIVFFLSLYIAFVFAVLFAFFEAFPVIFRGEYHMDLGISGLPFIAVGIGLVMGVIFYIVLDKTIYFPKNPDGTRGKRDENGNIVWDAPESRLLVAKIGAFCLPASLFWLGWTGRTGNIHWLAPTASGVPFGFGLILVFFAVVLYFSMSFPPIVVASCIAANNLLRYILASVFPLFTVQCFENLGIGWAGSLFGFIAAIMVPVPFVFSYFGPKFRARSKYGYAAYFKKLAEEKAAREKAHNEGDEKTQPPNPEKDVATKV
- a CDS encoding Hst7 MAP kinase kinase (involved in mating); this encodes MNLESGSEDSARSKDKRLPPSPLSAYNKNQTNLHTTTTSKPVTPTDNITHHAYTDDAEILEKKTLNRKNFKHLSLSSPISQTEVKHDESHLIREPTSMKRRQRPAPILNLPSTYTSSQPELTHKRPVMAQQATAPAILADSKQSPSNAVVTQTLSRPNSAGLANYDFNGSNRNVDPETQASTEMLLNQMSQLELNRPDSQRSKSTNDTSGRKRQTVISSISPTKMSGQQAESKVQLVDTLNETQSPIATTSKLKLRNKDLLTLKQLGSGNSGSVSKVLHIPSQKTMAKKVIHVDSKSVIQTQIIRELRILHECQSPYIIEFYGAFLNSNNTIVICMEYCNCGSLDKILSLCENRQFPLYVLKKLSFAILSGLSYLYNKHKIIHRDIKPNNVLMTHRGEFKLCDFGVSRELTNSLAMADTFVGTSMYMSPERIQGLNYGVKSDVWSMGLMLIELASGLPVWADDYDDENGSSAYNSLKSDISNNSFRGPEGILDLLQRIVNEKPPSLKNKINPVTRSRYDPLLCEFIDSCLIKSDSERKTPWQLLEDKQGFLQGVEEGIYDQNHKSWAKQIRKLNKEANEADK